One Vicia villosa cultivar HV-30 ecotype Madison, WI linkage group LG5, Vvil1.0, whole genome shotgun sequence genomic window, ACAGCTTAGGGATTAACACATCTGTCTTGGAAGGAACCCCATCCGCAAATACCTCTCCCCATATGAAAACCTCGCCTTGTGACTCAACATCGTCTGGATCAGATCCTCCACTTGAATTGCTAGGCGTACTAGATGCACTAAAACGGAAAGAAGCTCCAGTACTTGCCCTTGGTTGCATATTTGCAAGTTCTAACCTCACATCTGAGCTTACCAGGAACAATGCCTGAAGCTAACTGTAGTTCTGCTTCTAAAGGATGGCCATTCTGAATAAGGACAAATAGAGACTTGTAAACAAGTATCTGTGATGCACACTCCCTGATTATACAAAACATCACCTGTTAGAAAGGTTGCATTTCATAGCATGGATTCAAACAAATGCAACATTTACTGAATTGGGTAAATTTAATTTAGTGGTAAATTGTCATATCCTTGGAATATTCAAAGGAACGAGCAGCTGTAAAGAAATACTAGGAATATTTACAATCTGACATTCTTTTTTCAATACTTTTTTATGTGGGATTTCACCAAACAAAAGTGCTAAAACACGAAGTCCAAGAATGTATCGACATTTCTCTCTACCTCAATTTATAAATGGAAAATACATCAATAgcaaaattcaaatttattttcattcttcaaataaaattttacatatttaaatgaattatgaAGTTAAATTGTTTTCTTACCAAATCAAGCAACCATATCCTGTTATTATAAAGAAGTGGGAATGAAAGATAATGTGTTTCTGGTAGCAAATATCATCGGAAGAAAACCTGCAAAGTTGTTACAACAAACATAAGATGCCTTTAAGAGTTTGTTAATATGACCATCAAAATCAGCCATCATCCTAGAACAAAAGTAAATTTTCTAAGAGACCATTTTCTGTGCATGAAACAACAGTAATTTTCAGATTAGATTCTTTTCTATGAGAGACTCAAATTGTTTCATCTTAATAATGCCAATAAACCTGAAAATGTTCATACAGAGATATCGCGTAATCATCATATAGTTTTAATTTTCAGTCCACAACAGCATAACAACCACAGTTCTGACTGCATCAGCCGCATTTGCCGACATTTTACCGCAATATAACAGTTTGCAGTATAACCACAACCGCAACTTAAAACCATACTCATGCACATATCTACTCTAGAGGTGGAACTAAGCATATCTAATGCTGGAATGTAATTTTGATTTTCAAGTACAATCTCACTGAGTGTGGGTGTGGTTCTACGctgaagaaaattgattttgagtgaattaattatgtaaaattaaTTATGACTAAAAGTGAGTTCAATGTAAagtaatttatgtttggataaattCTTGCAAAAATGAGTTAAAATAATATATCTCaatgaaaaaaaatcatgtttaaactCAAAAGCTAAAAATCCTAACTTCAAGTAAAATCAATTATGAGAAGCATAATCAATACTACTCGGGAGCAACCAAACATGTCTAAATCAATTGTAGATGTCCATAATCAATTCTGAATGCTCCAATCGTGAAACCAAACATACACAATAGGCAAAATTTTGACTTTCCTTTCCCCCCGATTCTTAAATAACAATGTCTTTCTTCAAACAATGTGCATCTACAAACAACAACGACAACCAAGTCTTATCTCGCTAAGTGAGATCCGTTCCATGAATCAAACCCGTCACAGTGTTTTATCATAAACAATGTCTTTATTTAAACCTAAcctctatgtttttttttaatatattcacCTATAGTATTTTCTGAATAGAGCAAAATATTATTAACAAAATACAATGGGTAATCTAATaatctatgaagcacggacaccagaAACAGACACCGACACTGACATATCGACACAAGTAATGATTtaagaaattatataaattaaacataatcacaagtATCAGTGACGGTTTCAAACACCACTCAGACACATCTTTTTTCAAAGGTGTCGGTGCTACAGAGCTAATAATCCTTATCCAAAAAGAGCTATAAGAACCACTAAATACAAACTAAGCCATCAGTTTAATACTATATCAATCCCCAAAAGAGAGGAAAAAAATCATGACATAGATTTTTCTATAGTACCAACACATATACACATTCTTCTTAATTGTAACatgataaattattaaaatttaaaaccctaatccagtAAAAATTCCATAAAAACATAGTAATCTCATTTTATTGCTATTTCAATTCAATTAGTAACAAAGTAACAATCTAGGTCTTCACATAATAGCCATATATAACTAAGTACCAGTAATTAAGAAACCTTTGATGAAACTAACTTGTTCAATAATTTCACTATCATGATTCCCATAATCAACGAACAACAACAGCATCGATCATGTAGATCCTTGATCTCATTTCACTTTGCCCTAAACCTCCAATAACCTAGACGAAAAATTAGTGAAATTAAGCTTCGAAGCTCgtaggaattgaattgatttatgataTGCTATTTGTGGCATGGATCTGGAAATTTCATGCCACGCACATGGAATTATGGAATTGTTGGGGAATTTTGTGGAAAGGGGATAGGGTTGGTGGGAGAAAccatgggagaggagaaggaaatTGCAGAGGAATGAGTGAGGGGAAGGATGCGAAATGAGAGGAAGGAAAGTGTACGTGGTTCGATTTTAAGCAATAAGGGAAATGAATATTTCGCGCGCGATTCATAGTTTATCACATGGTATTTATACTCTGTTTGGTTTTGGAGAAGCAGAGAAGAAAGAATAATAATGAAAAGGAGAAGTTTACGATTTCTCTCTCACCAACTTCACCTCAAAGATACATAtcttagggtttttttttttttaatttttaaatttattattaaatataaatttctaaataaatatttttttaaaaattaattgcaatattaaatttgtttataattgatataattttataaatttatttttaaaagatgaaattagatttttttttttaacgaAAATAAATTATCTCACAATTATTAGATTACTGTCAACTTGCCTAGTTGTCTTGCAACTCAaacaatgagagagagagagagagagagagagagagagagagagagagagagagagagagagagagagagagagagagagagagagagagagagagagggagagagagagagagagttatgAATTAATTAGTAGTTGTAGAATATGAGGGATGGTGGTTTGACCTCATTCACCATCGCCTAACTCCTAACTGGTTTACTTTCTGAGCAATTAAGttagtaattatttttataaacgtagCTAGTATTATAGAACTCTTATCAAACTGTTGGTGCACAGTGGAATAAGATGaacaaagatgaagatgaaagaagagagagaaaattgtAACTAACTTTACTCAATCGAAAAAACCGGTTATATGAATGATTCTGCACACATTTCTCACTTACAAAGCAAAACTACTATACATACTAAACTCATATTTGGACAAACTAACTAAAGTCCAACACAAGGCCCAACAAACTAATAACAAATGTTCTGAATGTACAATTACACTTTAACATCATCCCTTAATTCACATTCAGAGATAAAATCAATATCAATTTCATCCCTCAAATTAATGAAGTGTTAAGTCTTAACAGTCTTTGTTAGAACATCTGCAAGTTGCTTCTGGGTGCTACGATGCACTAGTTTTAACACTTTATTCGGGACTTGATTCCTTCGAAAATAGAACTTTGTGTCAATGTGCTTGCTTCTCCCATTCAACATTGGGTTCTTAATAAGTGTTTAATTCATAGTAAAGTATCATGTTATCACATAGCACTTATCTTACTTATTCGACACATTTCTCATATAAAAACCCCAATTATTGAATAAAAGTATTAGTGTACAAGTTTACTTGGTTTGGTTTACATTTGTGCAGGATATGGCCTTAAAGCAAAAACCAGCAATCAGAGCATTCACTCCAGCGAACTCTAGTGAAGTCAAAGATAAAATCCAGACAACAGATAATTCGCTGCAGCGAACGTGTAGCGAGAGCCTGATTCGCTACAGCGAGCCATATTTCGCTTAAGCGAACCAAGTAAGAAGCAAATCACCCAGTTTCGCTAGCAGCGAGCAACATCGCAGGAGATTCGCAGCAGCGAACTACATTTCGCGTAGCGAACATTGGCGATTTCTGAAAAATATTCTGAAAGACTTAAAAATGAAGAAAggtggttcgctgcagcgaaccatatttcgcgTAGCGAACTAGGGCGGCCAGAACTGCTATAAAAAGAGCAGAGCATAGTTCAAAGAGAATTCACTTTTGACTATTGTAATACACTCTGTAATAGCAGTAGATTAGAAATAAAAGAGGTTTTTAGGAAGAAGGAGATGGATACACATCAAGAGTCGGGAAGTCGTCGTTGATGTCGATTCAATTCCCTTCTTCCATTATTCATCAAGCTATCAcgagtagctaaatccctctcttgttgggattggtcgtagttcaccgaaacagtatgtattttctttgatcatggtgttatatataatttatttgaatCATTATCGTTGTTATCTTCGTGTTACTGTTTATTTtatggattgaattgatattgacaaatacgattCTAATTTCGATCCAAGATAACAACTATTAAAATCTAAATGCTATACATATTAGGTTTAATATTCACTCTAAAAATATTGAATCTTAATGCTACTGTATCgtttaataggctgagaaatCATCGATTAAACTATAAGGTAGAACAAATgtttagacatgaactttgttGGTGAGCAATACGTGTGATAATGACACAAGCTTAAATTGTGTATAACTGATCCGAGATTTGCATATTGAATCGATAgatgaaaaccaattcccaacaagTCTATTCCTCTGAACTTATCTTTCGTTATTTACACATTTTTACTTTCGTAACTTTAGACCAAATAAACTTGAAACTTTATGCTTAGAACTATAGAAATTGTTGAACGGTTTTGATATCGCTTCAAtttctgtggatacgataatacatAATACTTACATTTGATTTTACTCAACATCAGTTCTTGGCAAGGATTATGGTAGATTTGCTGCTAATCATCAACTTCACAGGCTtcatcaccttgatcttcagatCCTGCAACAAATTCACTAGCCAAACTGCTTGACATATAGACAAAACACCTGCAATGTATTCAGCTTCACCGATTGACAACGCAACACtggttgaaaaaaatatatttgaaaaaatatatccAAAATTACTTCTTCTGTGAACTTTATCATCACACTAGTCAGAGTCTGGGTAACGCATCATTTCTAACTCACTTTGAGTTCCAAAAGGGAACAAAACTCCATACTTCAGAGTCCCCTCAATATACCTCAAAATCCTAACAACAGCTTGGTAGTGTGACCACTTTGGTTTATTCATAAGCATACTCATCATTCGAACTGCGTAACAAATGTCAGGTCTGGTATTACAGAGATATCTTAGCGAGTATACCAACTGTTTGAAAGTTGTAGCATCTATATCATCACCCtcatcatcagaatcaagcttgtGATTCGTCTCAATAGGTGTGACTGCAGACTTACAATTTGTCAGCTCGAATCTCTTCAAAAGCTCAAgttcatacttcagctgatgcagaatgataccctTCTCAGAGTAcaaaatctccatccctagagaGTATACCAACTTTCCTAGGCCAGTCATCTCAAATTCATTCATCGGCACCTTCTTGAATTTAACTATATCATCACAATAGCTCCCTGccagcaatatgtcatcaacataaagacacactAGAATCATATTGCCTCCAAAAGTGTGCTGGACATAGacaccatattccatctcacatttTTGAAACCCCtacttcttgaaaaatgaatcaatattCAAGTTCCAAGCTCTAGGctcttgcttcaatccatacaaataTTTATGCAACTTGTACAtcatcccttcctgattctttttcacaaatccaGGAGGTTGTGACACATAAACTTCTTCTTGTTAAGTACCATTCAGAAACACAGATTTAACATCCAGATGTA contains:
- the LOC131604334 gene encoding uncharacterized mitochondrial protein AtMg00810-like — protein: MEYGVYVQHTFGGNMILVCLYVDDILLAGSYCDDIVKFKKVPMNEFEMTGLGKLVYSLGMEILYSEKGIILHQLKYELELLKRFELTNCKSAVTPIETNHKLDSDDEGDDIDATTFKQLVYSLRYLCNTRPDICYAVRMMSMLMNKPKWSHYQAVVRILSVALSIGEAEYIAGVLSICQAVWLVNLLQDLKIKVMKPVKLMISSKSTIILAKN